A region of Lagenorhynchus albirostris chromosome 20, mLagAlb1.1, whole genome shotgun sequence DNA encodes the following proteins:
- the P3H4 gene encoding endoplasmic reticulum protein SC65: MGRAAWGLLWLLLGSAGAQYEKYSFRGFPPEDLMPLAAAYGHALEQYEGESWRESARYLEAALRLHRLLRDSEAFCHANCSGPAPPAAAPPGPATPGPDGGRGDEWARELRLFGHVLERAACLRRCKRSLPAFQVPYPPRQLLRDFQSRLPYQYLHYAQFKANRLEKAVAAAYTFLQRNPKHELTAKYLNYYRGLLDAADEPLTDLEAQPYEAVFLRAVKLYNSGDFRSSTEDMERALAEYMAVFARCLAGCEGAHEQVDFKDFYPAIADLFAESLQCKVDCEANLTPNVGGFFVEKFVATMYHYLQFAYYKLNDVRQAARSAASYMLFDPEDNVMQQNLVYYRFHRARWGLEEEDFQPREEAMLYHNQTAELRELLEFAHMYLQSDDEMELKETEPPVEPEEPPSDAEFEGEGDYEESIYADWWQEPDAKGDEAEAEPEPELA, translated from the exons ATGGGTCGGGCGGCGTGGGGGCTGCTGTGGCTGCTCCTGGGCAGTGCCGGGGCGCAGTACGAGAAGTACAGCTTCCGGGGCTTCCCGCCCGAGGACCTGATGCCCCTGGCCGCGGCCTACGGGCACGCGCTGGAGCAGTACGAGGGCGAGAGCTGGCGCGAGAGCGCTCGCTACCTCGAGGCCGCGCTGCGGCTGCACCGGCTGCTGCGGGACAGCGAGGCCTTCTGCCACGCCAACTGCAGCGGCCccgcgccgcccgccgccgcGCCCCCCGGGCCTGCGACCCCCGGCCCCGACGGCGGCCGCGGCGACGAGTGGGCCCGCGAGCTGCGGCTCTTCGGCCACGTCCTGGAGCGCGCCGCCTGCTTGCGGCGCTGCAAGCGTTCGCTGCCCGCCTTCCAGGTGCCCTACCCGCCGCGCCAGCTGCTGCGCGACTTCCAGAGCCGCCTGCCCTACCAGTACCTGCACTACGCGCAGTTCAAG GCGAACCGGCTGGAGAAAGCGGTGGCCGCGGCCTACACCTTCCTTCAGAGGAACCCGAAGCACGAGCTCACCGCCAAGTATCTCAACTACTATCGCGGGCTGCTGGACGCCGCCGACGAGCCCCTCACGGACTTGGAGGCCCAGCCCTATGAG GCCGTGTTCCTCCGGGCTGTGAAGCTCTACAACAGCGGAGATTTCCGTAGCAGCACCGAGGACATGGAGCGGGCCCTGGCCGAGTACATGGCCGTCTTTGCCCGGTGTCTGGCTGGCTGCGAGGGGGCCCACGAGCAGGTGGACTTCAAGGACTTCTATCCAGCCATAGCAG atctCTTTGCAGAATCCCTGCAGTGCAAGGTGGACTGTGAGGCCAACTTGACCCCCAACGTGGGTGGCTTCTTCGTGGAGAAGTTCGTGGCCACCATGTATCACTACCTGCAGTTTGCCTACTACAAGT TGAACGACGTGCGCCAGGCCGCCCGCAGTGCCGCCAGCTACATGCTCTTTGACCCCGAAGACAATGTCATGCAGCAAAACCTGGTGTATTATCGCTTCCACAGGGCCCGCtggggcctggaggaggaggactTCCAGCCCAGGGAG gagGCCATGCTCTACCACAACCAGACAGCTGAGCTTCGGGAGCTGCTGGAGTTTGCGCACATGTACCTGCAGTCAGATGACGAG ATGGAGCTGAAGGAGACAGAACCGCCCGTGGAGCCTGAGGAGCCCCCGTCTGATGCCGAGTTTGAAGGGGAGGGCGACTACGAGGAAAGCATCTATGCCGACTGGTGGCAGGAGCCAGATGCCAAGGGCGACGAGGCTGAGGCCG AGCCGGAGCCTGAACTAGCATAA
- the FKBP10 gene encoding peptidyl-prolyl cis-trans isomerase FKBP10 isoform X1 has product MEDRKRGSQLWEEGGEGVWRRRRLSRSPSLPAVPAPGTMFRAGRPSHTVLRLPLLQSLLLLLLQAVGRGLGRASPAGSPLEDVVIERYHIPRACPREVQMGDFVRYHYNGTFEDGKKFDSSYDRHALVAIVVGVGRLITGMDRGLMGMCVNERRRLIVPPHLGYGSIGVAGLIPPDATLYFDVVLLDVWNKADTVQVSTLLRPPHCPRMVQDSDFVRYHYNGTLLDGTAFDTSYSRGGTYDTYVGSGWLIKGMDQGLLGMCPGERRKIVIPPFLAYGEKGYGTVIPPQASLVFQVLLIDVHNPKDAVQLETLELPPGCVRRAVAGDFMRYHYNGSLMDGTLFDSSYSRNRTYNTYVGQGYVIPGMDRGLQGSCMGERRRITIPPHLAYGENGTGDKIPGSAVLIFDVHIIDFHNPADPVEIKTLSRPPEACNETARLGDFVRYHYNCSLLDGTKLFSSHDYGAPQEATLGAHKVIEGLDTGLQGMCVGERRQLVVPPHLAHGESGARGVPGSAVLLFEVELMSREDGLPTGYLFVWHEDPPANLFEDMDLNKDGEVPPEEFSTFIKAQVSEGKGRLLPGQDPEKTIGDMFQNQDRNQDGNITAEELKLKSDEDQERVHEEL; this is encoded by the exons ATGGAGGACAGGAAGAGGGGGAGCCAGCTCTGGGAGGAGGGGGGCGAAGGAgtctggcggcggcggcggctctcTCGCTCGCCCTCACTGCCGGCCGTCCCAGCTCCAGGCACCATGTTCCGCGCGGGGCGCCCCAGCCACACCGTCCTCCGGCTCCCCCTGCTGCAGtcgctgctgctgctactgctgcaggccgtggggagggggctgggccgCGCCAGCCCGGCCGGGAGCCCCCTGGAAGATGTGGTTATCGAGAGGTACCACATCCCCAGGGCCTGTCCCCGGGAAGTGCAGATGGGGGATTTTGTGCGCTACCACTACAACGGTACTTTCGAGGACGGCAAGAAGTTTGACTCGAG ctatGACCGCCACGCCTTGGTGGCCATCGTGGTGGGCGTGGGACGCCTCATCACCGGCATGGACCGAGGCCTCATGGGCATGTGCGTCAATGAGCGGCGACGCCTCATCGTGCCTCCGCACCTCGGCTATGGCAGCATCGGCGTGG CGGGGCTTATTCCCCCGGATGCCACCCTCTACTTCGATGTGGTCCTGCTGGATGTGTGGAACAAGGCGGACACTGTGCAGGTGAGCACCTTGCTGCGCCCGCCCCACTGCCCCCGCATGGTCCAGGACAGCGACTTTGTCCGCTACCACTACAACGGCACGCTGCTGGATGGCACTGCCTTCGACACCAG CTACAGTAGAGGTGGCACTTACGACACCTACGTGGGCTCTGGCTGGCTGATCAAGGGCATGGACCAGGGGCTGCTGGGCATGTGccctggagagagaaggaagatcgTCATCCCTCCATTCCTGGCCTATGGCGAGAAAGGCTATG GGACTGTGATCCCCCCGCAGGCCTCCCTGGTCTTCCAAGTCCTACTGATTGACGTCCACAACCCAAAGGACGCGGTCCAGCTGGAGACACTGGAGCTGCCACCTGGCTGCGTCCGGAGAGCCGTGGCTGGGGACTTCATGCGTTACCACTACAACGGCTCCCTGATGGATGGTACCCTCTTTGACTCCAG CTACTCCCGAAACCGCACCTACAATACCTATGTGGGGCAGGGCTATGTTATCCCAGGGATGGACCGGGGGCTGCAGGGCTCGTGCATGGGGGAGCGCCGGAGAATCACCATCCCCCCCCACCTTGCCTATGGGGAGAACGGGACTG GAGACAAGATCCCTGGCTCTGCTGTGCTGATCTTCGACGTCCACATCATCGACTTCCACAACCCTGCAGATCCAGTGGAAATCAAGACACTGTCCCGGCCCCCGGAGGCCTGCAACGAGACGGCCAGGCTTGGGGACTTCGTTCGCTACCACTACAACTGCTCTCTGCTGGACGGCACCAAGCTCTTCTCCTC CCACGACTACGGGGCCCCTCAGGAGGCAACTCTGGGCGCCCACAAGGTGATCGAAGGCCTGGACACGGGCCTGCAGGGCATGTGTGTGGGAGAGAGGCGGCAGCTGGTGGTCCCCCCGCACCTGGCACATGGAGAGAGCGGAG cccggGGGGTTCCTGGAAGTGCTGTGCTCCTGTTTGAGGTGGAGCTGATGTCCCGGGAGGATGGGCTGCCCACAGGCTACCTGTTTGTGTGGCACGAAGACCCTCCTGCCAACCTGTTTGAAGACATGGACCTCAACAAGGATGGCGAGGTGCCCCCAGAGGAG TTCTCCACCTTCATCAAGGCTCAAGTCAGTGAGGGCAAAGGACGCCTCCTGCCTGGCCaggaccctgagaaaaccataggaGACATGTTCCAGAATCAGGATCGCAACCAGGATGGGAACATCACCGCTGAGGAGCTCAAGCTGAAGTCGGACGAAGACCAGGAGCGGGTCCACGAGGAGCTCTGA
- the FKBP10 gene encoding peptidyl-prolyl cis-trans isomerase FKBP10 isoform X2 — MDRGLMGMCVNERRRLIVPPHLGYGSIGVAGLIPPDATLYFDVVLLDVWNKADTVQVSTLLRPPHCPRMVQDSDFVRYHYNGTLLDGTAFDTSYSRGGTYDTYVGSGWLIKGMDQGLLGMCPGERRKIVIPPFLAYGEKGYGTVIPPQASLVFQVLLIDVHNPKDAVQLETLELPPGCVRRAVAGDFMRYHYNGSLMDGTLFDSSYSRNRTYNTYVGQGYVIPGMDRGLQGSCMGERRRITIPPHLAYGENGTGDKIPGSAVLIFDVHIIDFHNPADPVEIKTLSRPPEACNETARLGDFVRYHYNCSLLDGTKLFSSHDYGAPQEATLGAHKVIEGLDTGLQGMCVGERRQLVVPPHLAHGESGARGVPGSAVLLFEVELMSREDGLPTGYLFVWHEDPPANLFEDMDLNKDGEVPPEEFSTFIKAQVSEGKGRLLPGQDPEKTIGDMFQNQDRNQDGNITAEELKLKSDEDQERVHEEL; from the exons ATGGACCGAGGCCTCATGGGCATGTGCGTCAATGAGCGGCGACGCCTCATCGTGCCTCCGCACCTCGGCTATGGCAGCATCGGCGTGG CGGGGCTTATTCCCCCGGATGCCACCCTCTACTTCGATGTGGTCCTGCTGGATGTGTGGAACAAGGCGGACACTGTGCAGGTGAGCACCTTGCTGCGCCCGCCCCACTGCCCCCGCATGGTCCAGGACAGCGACTTTGTCCGCTACCACTACAACGGCACGCTGCTGGATGGCACTGCCTTCGACACCAG CTACAGTAGAGGTGGCACTTACGACACCTACGTGGGCTCTGGCTGGCTGATCAAGGGCATGGACCAGGGGCTGCTGGGCATGTGccctggagagagaaggaagatcgTCATCCCTCCATTCCTGGCCTATGGCGAGAAAGGCTATG GGACTGTGATCCCCCCGCAGGCCTCCCTGGTCTTCCAAGTCCTACTGATTGACGTCCACAACCCAAAGGACGCGGTCCAGCTGGAGACACTGGAGCTGCCACCTGGCTGCGTCCGGAGAGCCGTGGCTGGGGACTTCATGCGTTACCACTACAACGGCTCCCTGATGGATGGTACCCTCTTTGACTCCAG CTACTCCCGAAACCGCACCTACAATACCTATGTGGGGCAGGGCTATGTTATCCCAGGGATGGACCGGGGGCTGCAGGGCTCGTGCATGGGGGAGCGCCGGAGAATCACCATCCCCCCCCACCTTGCCTATGGGGAGAACGGGACTG GAGACAAGATCCCTGGCTCTGCTGTGCTGATCTTCGACGTCCACATCATCGACTTCCACAACCCTGCAGATCCAGTGGAAATCAAGACACTGTCCCGGCCCCCGGAGGCCTGCAACGAGACGGCCAGGCTTGGGGACTTCGTTCGCTACCACTACAACTGCTCTCTGCTGGACGGCACCAAGCTCTTCTCCTC CCACGACTACGGGGCCCCTCAGGAGGCAACTCTGGGCGCCCACAAGGTGATCGAAGGCCTGGACACGGGCCTGCAGGGCATGTGTGTGGGAGAGAGGCGGCAGCTGGTGGTCCCCCCGCACCTGGCACATGGAGAGAGCGGAG cccggGGGGTTCCTGGAAGTGCTGTGCTCCTGTTTGAGGTGGAGCTGATGTCCCGGGAGGATGGGCTGCCCACAGGCTACCTGTTTGTGTGGCACGAAGACCCTCCTGCCAACCTGTTTGAAGACATGGACCTCAACAAGGATGGCGAGGTGCCCCCAGAGGAG TTCTCCACCTTCATCAAGGCTCAAGTCAGTGAGGGCAAAGGACGCCTCCTGCCTGGCCaggaccctgagaaaaccataggaGACATGTTCCAGAATCAGGATCGCAACCAGGATGGGAACATCACCGCTGAGGAGCTCAAGCTGAAGTCGGACGAAGACCAGGAGCGGGTCCACGAGGAGCTCTGA